In the genome of Podarcis raffonei isolate rPodRaf1 chromosome 17, rPodRaf1.pri, whole genome shotgun sequence, one region contains:
- the LOC128405132 gene encoding uncharacterized protein LOC128405132 isoform X1, with protein sequence MGSWSPAARLLLLGFLAPGVCFQFVPVTDQVNVQCLGSLARLRLSSAYFQNKYISFAAIDQFGRPWPIDEVQSAKCGYTISQDVWGNIELRASLLGCYTLMDDQHFTLNIQITAATDPGMQHTVVLNVPVSCSYGPWQPREIVCEANYMEVSVRRNVPPIPDGFLQDQPAGPPEDWAAAFPEAVAGASSIWQIVFHMDARRKAMRVEEAHAAGYGVNTTDTRIVLRAPYNATEAQKVEVNGIPFSSVRSSTYYKQRWMLLMVDTAVTCPIDGVYYSKETITWTIPKSIPPLLVGAGIVKELQVDMGVNLDKLSTQDIRSWGYSLASDKDAIVLRMPIGAPGGNYKTYVIDGKPMITYKIAPYVEHLWEDDKRGITKHTILKDISTPLQLVPVIVTDYTNASLQLFNATVGTFLPDVVLVSITVDASGPLPLPEAEKKGYKIYEAKYSNGSRGYVVQVPFDAPGVGREYVPDNIRSYTTNPILGFSVIPQGDTFDVPVPLTALVQDAVLPQAEGFCDDEALYLVVKRGNVDQDWLPFAGDDLLTREKAQALGYTLLDNGTHLALRVPRQAAHVRYEEIDSFGILVTFRLQLKDYRLAEMIDFAVSCSFSPKDLIDCLANGTVRISALKLVGTPDLVPSGLVLRDRRCRPLSVTEEGATFIFNVTSCGTTRKFEDATMSYENEVLYFLTGQAAPIYQLKCACRYFIGDTLLLQYSPIEAPSPSILPGLGVLVLALKLARDKSYSSFYQDMEHPVTRYLREPLHFQVELLHSEDPQLELFLEDCWATASSDRKSLPQWNIVMDSCENTEDSHQTTFHGVTEDSVPFPTHLKRFEVKMFTFMVDNQALQGQIYFHCSAVICDSSWLAMDTFCARRCIPRRQRVGRSIDSTRSRQVHVSSGPVVIRRDHT encoded by the exons ATGGGGAGCTGGAGCCCCGCGGCCAG GTTGCTGCTTCTTGGCTTTCTGGCTCCTGGAGTGTGCTTTCAGTTTGTTCCTGTAACAG ATCAGGTTAACGTGCAGTGTCTAGGCAGCCTTGCCCGACTCCGATTGAGTTCAGCCTATTTCCAAAACAAGTACATCAGCTTTGCTGCCATTG ACCAGTTTGGCAGGCCATGGCCTATAGACGAGGTCCAGTCAGCAAAATGTGGATACACCATTTCCCAAGACGTTTGGGGGAATATAGAGCTCCGTGCCTCGCTGCTTGGCTGTTATACTCTGATG GATGACCAGCACTTCACTTTGAACATCCAGATAACGGCAGCGACAGACCCTGGGATGCAGCATACGGTGGTGCTTAACGTTCCAGTGAGCTGCTCATATGGCCCGTGGCAGCCTCGAGAAATAGTCTGTGAGGCAAACTATATGGAG GTCTCTGTAAGAAGGAACGTACCACCAATCCCAGATGGCTTTCTTCAAGATCAACCTGCAGGTCCCCCTGAGGACTGGGCTGCTGCCTTTCCGGAG GCTGTCGCAGGGGCCTCCTCCATCTGGCAAATCGTCTTTCACATGGATGCCAGGAGGAAGGCTATGCGGGTGGAAGAAGCTCATGCTGCTGGCTATGGAGTCAACACCACAGACACGAGGATTGTGCTCAGGGCTCCCTACAATGCCACTGAGGCTCAGAAGGTGGAG GTCAATGGGATTCCCTTCTCCTCTGTGAGGTCCAGCACCTACTACAAGCAGCGCTGGATGCTCCTAATGGTGGACACAGCAGTGACCTGCCCTATAG ATGGTGTGTACTACTCGAAGGAAACAATTACCTGGACTATTCCCAAGAGCATCCCTCCTCTCCTGGTTGGAGCTGGCATTGTCAAGGAGCTGCAAGTGGACATGGGGGTCAACCTGGACAAACTGTCTACACAAGACATCAGAAGTTGGGGATACTCACTGGCTAGTGACAAGGATGCTATAGTACTAAGGATGCCCATTGGTGCACCGGGTGGTAACTACAAG ACCTATGTGATTGATGGGAAACCAATGATTACCTACAAAATCGCCCCTTATGTAGAGCATCTGTGGGAAGATGACAAGAGGGGTATTACGAAACATACCATCCTGAAGGATATTAGCACCCCTCTGCAACTTGTGCCGGTCATAGTTACAGATT ATACTAATGCCAGTCTCCAGCTCTTCAATGCAACAGTTGGCACCTTCCTGCCAGATGTAGTGCTGGTCAGTATTACTGTGGATGCTTCAGGGCCCTTGCCACTACCTGAGGCTGAGAAGAAGGGCTATAAGATCTATGAAGCTAAGTATTCCAATGGAAGTCGGGGCTATGTGGTACAAGTCCCCTTTGATGCCcctggagttggaagggag TATGTACCAGATAACATCAGAAGCTACACTACAAACCCCATATTGGGATTCAGTGTGATTCCTCAGGGAGACACCTTTGATGTCCCTGTTCCTCTGACAGCCCTGGTCCAGGATGCAG TGCTGCCCCAGGCTGAGGGATTCTGTGATGACGAAGCCCTCTACCTAGTGGTGAAACGAGGCAACGTGGACCAGGACTGGCTTCCCTTTGCAGGGGACGATCTTTTGACTCGGGAGAAGGCGCAGGCACTCGGCTATACTTTGCTGGACAATGGGACCCACTTGGCCTTAAGGGTGCCCAGGCAGGCAGCCCACGTGCGCTATGAG GAAATAGATTCTTTTGGGATTTTGGTCACCTTCCGGTTGCAGCTGAAGGACTATCGTCTCGCTGAAATGATAGACTTTGCCGTTTCCTGCAGCTTCTCTCCAAAAGACCTCATTG ATTGCCTGGCTAATGGCACAGTGAGGATCTCTGCCTTGAAGCTAGTTGGCACCCCAGATCTGGTGCCTTCTGGCCTAGTGCTGAGAGACAGACGCTGCAGGCCACTTTCGGTGACAGAGGAAGGAGCAACGTTCATCTTCAACGTGACCTCTTGTGGGACAACTCGCAAG TTTGAAGATGCCACCATGTCCTATGAAAACGAAGTCCTCTATTTTCTCACAGGCCAAGCAGCACCTATCTATCA GTTGAAATGTGCTTGCCGGTACTTTATTGGTGATACCCTGTTGCTCCAGTACAGCCCAATAGAAGCCCCATCACCAAGCATCCTGCCTGGGCTGGGGGTGCTGGTGCTTGCCCTTAAGCTGGCCAGAG ATAAGTCCTACAGCAGCTTCTACCAAGACATGGAGCACCCGGTAACTCGCTACCTTAGAGAACCGCTTCACTTCCAGGTTGAGCTTCTCCACAGCGAGGACCCACAGCTAGAACTTTTTCTGGAGGACTGCTGGGCTACAGCATCTTCTGACAGGAAGAGTCTTCCGCAGTGGAACATAGTGATGGACAG ttgTGAGAACACAGAGGACTCTCATCAAACCACATTCCATGGAGTGACTGAGGACTCTGTCCCGTTCCCTACACACCTGAAGCGGTTTGAAGTGAAAATGTTTACATTTATGGTGGACAACCAGGCACTTCAGGGGCAG ATCTACTTCCACTGCAGTGCAGTCATCTGTGATTCCAGCTGGCTGGCCATGGACACCTTCTGTGCCCGGCGCTGCATTCCCAGAAGGCAGAGAGTTG GCCGAAGCATTGATTCTACCCGCAGTCGGCAAGTGCATGTCTCATCTGGACCAGTTGTGATAAGGAGGGACCATACGTGA
- the LOC128405132 gene encoding uncharacterized protein LOC128405132 isoform X2, with product MGSWSPAARLLLLGFLAPGVCFQFVPVTDQVNVQCLGSLARLRLSSAYFQNKYISFAAIDQFGRPWPIDEVQSAKCGYTISQDVWGNIELRASLLGCYTLMDDQHFTLNIQITAATDPGMQHTVVLNVPVSCSYGPWQPREIVCEANYMEVSVRRNVPPIPDGFLQDQPAGPPEDWAAAFPEAVAGASSIWQIVFHMDARRKAMRVEEAHAAGYGVNTTDTRIVLRAPYNATEAQKVEVNGIPFSSVRSSTYYKQRWMLLMVDTAVTCPIDGVYYSKETITWTIPKSIPPLLVGAGIVKELQVDMGVNLDKLSTQDIRSWGYSLASDKDAIVLRMPIGAPGGNYKTYVIDGKPMITYKIAPYVEHLWEDDKRGITKHTILKDISTPLQLVPVIVTDYTNASLQLFNATVGTFLPDVVLVSITVDASGPLPLPEAEKKGYKIYEAKYSNGSRGYVVQVPFDAPGVGREYVPDNIRSYTTNPILGFSVIPQGDTFDVPVPLTALVQDAVLPQAEGFCDDEALYLVVKRGNVDQDWLPFAGDDLLTREKAQALGYTLLDNGTHLALRVPRQAAHVRYEEIDSFGILVTFRLQLKDYRLAEMIDFAVSCSFSPKDLIDCLANGTVRISALKLVGTPDLVPSGLVLRDRRCRPLSVTEEGATFIFNVTSCGTTRKFEDATMSYENEVLYFLTGQAAPIYQLKCACRYFIGDTLLLQYSPIEAPSPSILPGLGVLVLALKLARDKSYSSFYQDMEHPVTRYLREPLHFQVELLHSEDPQLELFLEDCWATASSDRKSLPQWNIVMDSCENTEDSHQTTFHGVTEDSVPFPTHLKRFEVKMFTFMVDNQALQGQAEALILPAVGKCMSHLDQL from the exons ATGGGGAGCTGGAGCCCCGCGGCCAG GTTGCTGCTTCTTGGCTTTCTGGCTCCTGGAGTGTGCTTTCAGTTTGTTCCTGTAACAG ATCAGGTTAACGTGCAGTGTCTAGGCAGCCTTGCCCGACTCCGATTGAGTTCAGCCTATTTCCAAAACAAGTACATCAGCTTTGCTGCCATTG ACCAGTTTGGCAGGCCATGGCCTATAGACGAGGTCCAGTCAGCAAAATGTGGATACACCATTTCCCAAGACGTTTGGGGGAATATAGAGCTCCGTGCCTCGCTGCTTGGCTGTTATACTCTGATG GATGACCAGCACTTCACTTTGAACATCCAGATAACGGCAGCGACAGACCCTGGGATGCAGCATACGGTGGTGCTTAACGTTCCAGTGAGCTGCTCATATGGCCCGTGGCAGCCTCGAGAAATAGTCTGTGAGGCAAACTATATGGAG GTCTCTGTAAGAAGGAACGTACCACCAATCCCAGATGGCTTTCTTCAAGATCAACCTGCAGGTCCCCCTGAGGACTGGGCTGCTGCCTTTCCGGAG GCTGTCGCAGGGGCCTCCTCCATCTGGCAAATCGTCTTTCACATGGATGCCAGGAGGAAGGCTATGCGGGTGGAAGAAGCTCATGCTGCTGGCTATGGAGTCAACACCACAGACACGAGGATTGTGCTCAGGGCTCCCTACAATGCCACTGAGGCTCAGAAGGTGGAG GTCAATGGGATTCCCTTCTCCTCTGTGAGGTCCAGCACCTACTACAAGCAGCGCTGGATGCTCCTAATGGTGGACACAGCAGTGACCTGCCCTATAG ATGGTGTGTACTACTCGAAGGAAACAATTACCTGGACTATTCCCAAGAGCATCCCTCCTCTCCTGGTTGGAGCTGGCATTGTCAAGGAGCTGCAAGTGGACATGGGGGTCAACCTGGACAAACTGTCTACACAAGACATCAGAAGTTGGGGATACTCACTGGCTAGTGACAAGGATGCTATAGTACTAAGGATGCCCATTGGTGCACCGGGTGGTAACTACAAG ACCTATGTGATTGATGGGAAACCAATGATTACCTACAAAATCGCCCCTTATGTAGAGCATCTGTGGGAAGATGACAAGAGGGGTATTACGAAACATACCATCCTGAAGGATATTAGCACCCCTCTGCAACTTGTGCCGGTCATAGTTACAGATT ATACTAATGCCAGTCTCCAGCTCTTCAATGCAACAGTTGGCACCTTCCTGCCAGATGTAGTGCTGGTCAGTATTACTGTGGATGCTTCAGGGCCCTTGCCACTACCTGAGGCTGAGAAGAAGGGCTATAAGATCTATGAAGCTAAGTATTCCAATGGAAGTCGGGGCTATGTGGTACAAGTCCCCTTTGATGCCcctggagttggaagggag TATGTACCAGATAACATCAGAAGCTACACTACAAACCCCATATTGGGATTCAGTGTGATTCCTCAGGGAGACACCTTTGATGTCCCTGTTCCTCTGACAGCCCTGGTCCAGGATGCAG TGCTGCCCCAGGCTGAGGGATTCTGTGATGACGAAGCCCTCTACCTAGTGGTGAAACGAGGCAACGTGGACCAGGACTGGCTTCCCTTTGCAGGGGACGATCTTTTGACTCGGGAGAAGGCGCAGGCACTCGGCTATACTTTGCTGGACAATGGGACCCACTTGGCCTTAAGGGTGCCCAGGCAGGCAGCCCACGTGCGCTATGAG GAAATAGATTCTTTTGGGATTTTGGTCACCTTCCGGTTGCAGCTGAAGGACTATCGTCTCGCTGAAATGATAGACTTTGCCGTTTCCTGCAGCTTCTCTCCAAAAGACCTCATTG ATTGCCTGGCTAATGGCACAGTGAGGATCTCTGCCTTGAAGCTAGTTGGCACCCCAGATCTGGTGCCTTCTGGCCTAGTGCTGAGAGACAGACGCTGCAGGCCACTTTCGGTGACAGAGGAAGGAGCAACGTTCATCTTCAACGTGACCTCTTGTGGGACAACTCGCAAG TTTGAAGATGCCACCATGTCCTATGAAAACGAAGTCCTCTATTTTCTCACAGGCCAAGCAGCACCTATCTATCA GTTGAAATGTGCTTGCCGGTACTTTATTGGTGATACCCTGTTGCTCCAGTACAGCCCAATAGAAGCCCCATCACCAAGCATCCTGCCTGGGCTGGGGGTGCTGGTGCTTGCCCTTAAGCTGGCCAGAG ATAAGTCCTACAGCAGCTTCTACCAAGACATGGAGCACCCGGTAACTCGCTACCTTAGAGAACCGCTTCACTTCCAGGTTGAGCTTCTCCACAGCGAGGACCCACAGCTAGAACTTTTTCTGGAGGACTGCTGGGCTACAGCATCTTCTGACAGGAAGAGTCTTCCGCAGTGGAACATAGTGATGGACAG ttgTGAGAACACAGAGGACTCTCATCAAACCACATTCCATGGAGTGACTGAGGACTCTGTCCCGTTCCCTACACACCTGAAGCGGTTTGAAGTGAAAATGTTTACATTTATGGTGGACAACCAGGCACTTCAGGGGCAG GCCGAAGCATTGATTCTACCCGCAGTCGGCAAGTGCATGTCTCATCTGGACCAGTTGTGA
- the LOC128405132 gene encoding uncharacterized protein LOC128405132 isoform X4 — translation MGSWSPAARLLLLGFLAPGVCFQFVPVTDQVNVQCLGSLARLRLSSAYFQNKYISFAAIDQFGRPWPIDEVQSAKCGYTISQDVWGNIELRASLLGCYTLMDDQHFTLNIQITAATDPGMQHTVVLNVPVSCSYGPWQPREIVCEANYMEVSVRRNVPPIPDGFLQDQPAGPPEDWAAAFPEAVAGASSIWQIVFHMDARRKAMRVEEAHAAGYGVNTTDTRIVLRAPYNATEAQKVEVNGIPFSSVRSSTYYKQRWMLLMVDTAVTCPIDGVYYSKETITWTIPKSIPPLLVGAGIVKELQVDMGVNLDKLSTQDIRSWGYSLASDKDAIVLRMPIGAPGGNYKTYVIDGKPMITYKIAPYVEHLWEDDKRGITKHTILKDISTPLQLVPVIVTDYTNASLQLFNATVGTFLPDVVLVSITVDASGPLPLPEAEKKGYKIYEAKYSNGSRGYVVQVPFDAPGVGREYVPDNIRSYTTNPILGFSVIPQGDTFDVPVPLTALVQDAVLPQAEGFCDDEALYLVVKRGNVDQDWLPFAGDDLLTREKAQALGYTLLDNGTHLALRVPRQAAHVRYEEIDSFGILVTFRLQLKDYRLAEMIDFAVSCSFSPKDLIDCLANGTVRISALKLVGTPDLVPSGLVLRDRRCRPLSVTEEGATFIFNVTSCGTTRKFEDATMSYENEVLYFLTGQAAPIYQ, via the exons ATGGGGAGCTGGAGCCCCGCGGCCAG GTTGCTGCTTCTTGGCTTTCTGGCTCCTGGAGTGTGCTTTCAGTTTGTTCCTGTAACAG ATCAGGTTAACGTGCAGTGTCTAGGCAGCCTTGCCCGACTCCGATTGAGTTCAGCCTATTTCCAAAACAAGTACATCAGCTTTGCTGCCATTG ACCAGTTTGGCAGGCCATGGCCTATAGACGAGGTCCAGTCAGCAAAATGTGGATACACCATTTCCCAAGACGTTTGGGGGAATATAGAGCTCCGTGCCTCGCTGCTTGGCTGTTATACTCTGATG GATGACCAGCACTTCACTTTGAACATCCAGATAACGGCAGCGACAGACCCTGGGATGCAGCATACGGTGGTGCTTAACGTTCCAGTGAGCTGCTCATATGGCCCGTGGCAGCCTCGAGAAATAGTCTGTGAGGCAAACTATATGGAG GTCTCTGTAAGAAGGAACGTACCACCAATCCCAGATGGCTTTCTTCAAGATCAACCTGCAGGTCCCCCTGAGGACTGGGCTGCTGCCTTTCCGGAG GCTGTCGCAGGGGCCTCCTCCATCTGGCAAATCGTCTTTCACATGGATGCCAGGAGGAAGGCTATGCGGGTGGAAGAAGCTCATGCTGCTGGCTATGGAGTCAACACCACAGACACGAGGATTGTGCTCAGGGCTCCCTACAATGCCACTGAGGCTCAGAAGGTGGAG GTCAATGGGATTCCCTTCTCCTCTGTGAGGTCCAGCACCTACTACAAGCAGCGCTGGATGCTCCTAATGGTGGACACAGCAGTGACCTGCCCTATAG ATGGTGTGTACTACTCGAAGGAAACAATTACCTGGACTATTCCCAAGAGCATCCCTCCTCTCCTGGTTGGAGCTGGCATTGTCAAGGAGCTGCAAGTGGACATGGGGGTCAACCTGGACAAACTGTCTACACAAGACATCAGAAGTTGGGGATACTCACTGGCTAGTGACAAGGATGCTATAGTACTAAGGATGCCCATTGGTGCACCGGGTGGTAACTACAAG ACCTATGTGATTGATGGGAAACCAATGATTACCTACAAAATCGCCCCTTATGTAGAGCATCTGTGGGAAGATGACAAGAGGGGTATTACGAAACATACCATCCTGAAGGATATTAGCACCCCTCTGCAACTTGTGCCGGTCATAGTTACAGATT ATACTAATGCCAGTCTCCAGCTCTTCAATGCAACAGTTGGCACCTTCCTGCCAGATGTAGTGCTGGTCAGTATTACTGTGGATGCTTCAGGGCCCTTGCCACTACCTGAGGCTGAGAAGAAGGGCTATAAGATCTATGAAGCTAAGTATTCCAATGGAAGTCGGGGCTATGTGGTACAAGTCCCCTTTGATGCCcctggagttggaagggag TATGTACCAGATAACATCAGAAGCTACACTACAAACCCCATATTGGGATTCAGTGTGATTCCTCAGGGAGACACCTTTGATGTCCCTGTTCCTCTGACAGCCCTGGTCCAGGATGCAG TGCTGCCCCAGGCTGAGGGATTCTGTGATGACGAAGCCCTCTACCTAGTGGTGAAACGAGGCAACGTGGACCAGGACTGGCTTCCCTTTGCAGGGGACGATCTTTTGACTCGGGAGAAGGCGCAGGCACTCGGCTATACTTTGCTGGACAATGGGACCCACTTGGCCTTAAGGGTGCCCAGGCAGGCAGCCCACGTGCGCTATGAG GAAATAGATTCTTTTGGGATTTTGGTCACCTTCCGGTTGCAGCTGAAGGACTATCGTCTCGCTGAAATGATAGACTTTGCCGTTTCCTGCAGCTTCTCTCCAAAAGACCTCATTG ATTGCCTGGCTAATGGCACAGTGAGGATCTCTGCCTTGAAGCTAGTTGGCACCCCAGATCTGGTGCCTTCTGGCCTAGTGCTGAGAGACAGACGCTGCAGGCCACTTTCGGTGACAGAGGAAGGAGCAACGTTCATCTTCAACGTGACCTCTTGTGGGACAACTCGCAAG TTTGAAGATGCCACCATGTCCTATGAAAACGAAGTCCTCTATTTTCTCACAGGCCAAGCAGCACCTATCTATCA ATAA
- the LOC128405132 gene encoding zona pellucida sperm-binding protein 2-like isoform X3 produces the protein MQHTVVLNVPVSCSYGPWQPREIVCEANYMEVSVRRNVPPIPDGFLQDQPAGPPEDWAAAFPEAVAGASSIWQIVFHMDARRKAMRVEEAHAAGYGVNTTDTRIVLRAPYNATEAQKVEVNGIPFSSVRSSTYYKQRWMLLMVDTAVTCPIDGVYYSKETITWTIPKSIPPLLVGAGIVKELQVDMGVNLDKLSTQDIRSWGYSLASDKDAIVLRMPIGAPGGNYKTYVIDGKPMITYKIAPYVEHLWEDDKRGITKHTILKDISTPLQLVPVIVTDYTNASLQLFNATVGTFLPDVVLVSITVDASGPLPLPEAEKKGYKIYEAKYSNGSRGYVVQVPFDAPGVGREYVPDNIRSYTTNPILGFSVIPQGDTFDVPVPLTALVQDAVLPQAEGFCDDEALYLVVKRGNVDQDWLPFAGDDLLTREKAQALGYTLLDNGTHLALRVPRQAAHVRYEEIDSFGILVTFRLQLKDYRLAEMIDFAVSCSFSPKDLIDCLANGTVRISALKLVGTPDLVPSGLVLRDRRCRPLSVTEEGATFIFNVTSCGTTRKFEDATMSYENEVLYFLTGQAAPIYQLKCACRYFIGDTLLLQYSPIEAPSPSILPGLGVLVLALKLARDKSYSSFYQDMEHPVTRYLREPLHFQVELLHSEDPQLELFLEDCWATASSDRKSLPQWNIVMDSCENTEDSHQTTFHGVTEDSVPFPTHLKRFEVKMFTFMVDNQALQGQIYFHCSAVICDSSWLAMDTFCARRCIPRRQRVGRSIDSTRSRQVHVSSGPVVIRRDHT, from the exons ATGCAGCATACGGTGGTGCTTAACGTTCCAGTGAGCTGCTCATATGGCCCGTGGCAGCCTCGAGAAATAGTCTGTGAGGCAAACTATATGGAG GTCTCTGTAAGAAGGAACGTACCACCAATCCCAGATGGCTTTCTTCAAGATCAACCTGCAGGTCCCCCTGAGGACTGGGCTGCTGCCTTTCCGGAG GCTGTCGCAGGGGCCTCCTCCATCTGGCAAATCGTCTTTCACATGGATGCCAGGAGGAAGGCTATGCGGGTGGAAGAAGCTCATGCTGCTGGCTATGGAGTCAACACCACAGACACGAGGATTGTGCTCAGGGCTCCCTACAATGCCACTGAGGCTCAGAAGGTGGAG GTCAATGGGATTCCCTTCTCCTCTGTGAGGTCCAGCACCTACTACAAGCAGCGCTGGATGCTCCTAATGGTGGACACAGCAGTGACCTGCCCTATAG ATGGTGTGTACTACTCGAAGGAAACAATTACCTGGACTATTCCCAAGAGCATCCCTCCTCTCCTGGTTGGAGCTGGCATTGTCAAGGAGCTGCAAGTGGACATGGGGGTCAACCTGGACAAACTGTCTACACAAGACATCAGAAGTTGGGGATACTCACTGGCTAGTGACAAGGATGCTATAGTACTAAGGATGCCCATTGGTGCACCGGGTGGTAACTACAAG ACCTATGTGATTGATGGGAAACCAATGATTACCTACAAAATCGCCCCTTATGTAGAGCATCTGTGGGAAGATGACAAGAGGGGTATTACGAAACATACCATCCTGAAGGATATTAGCACCCCTCTGCAACTTGTGCCGGTCATAGTTACAGATT ATACTAATGCCAGTCTCCAGCTCTTCAATGCAACAGTTGGCACCTTCCTGCCAGATGTAGTGCTGGTCAGTATTACTGTGGATGCTTCAGGGCCCTTGCCACTACCTGAGGCTGAGAAGAAGGGCTATAAGATCTATGAAGCTAAGTATTCCAATGGAAGTCGGGGCTATGTGGTACAAGTCCCCTTTGATGCCcctggagttggaagggag TATGTACCAGATAACATCAGAAGCTACACTACAAACCCCATATTGGGATTCAGTGTGATTCCTCAGGGAGACACCTTTGATGTCCCTGTTCCTCTGACAGCCCTGGTCCAGGATGCAG TGCTGCCCCAGGCTGAGGGATTCTGTGATGACGAAGCCCTCTACCTAGTGGTGAAACGAGGCAACGTGGACCAGGACTGGCTTCCCTTTGCAGGGGACGATCTTTTGACTCGGGAGAAGGCGCAGGCACTCGGCTATACTTTGCTGGACAATGGGACCCACTTGGCCTTAAGGGTGCCCAGGCAGGCAGCCCACGTGCGCTATGAG GAAATAGATTCTTTTGGGATTTTGGTCACCTTCCGGTTGCAGCTGAAGGACTATCGTCTCGCTGAAATGATAGACTTTGCCGTTTCCTGCAGCTTCTCTCCAAAAGACCTCATTG ATTGCCTGGCTAATGGCACAGTGAGGATCTCTGCCTTGAAGCTAGTTGGCACCCCAGATCTGGTGCCTTCTGGCCTAGTGCTGAGAGACAGACGCTGCAGGCCACTTTCGGTGACAGAGGAAGGAGCAACGTTCATCTTCAACGTGACCTCTTGTGGGACAACTCGCAAG TTTGAAGATGCCACCATGTCCTATGAAAACGAAGTCCTCTATTTTCTCACAGGCCAAGCAGCACCTATCTATCA GTTGAAATGTGCTTGCCGGTACTTTATTGGTGATACCCTGTTGCTCCAGTACAGCCCAATAGAAGCCCCATCACCAAGCATCCTGCCTGGGCTGGGGGTGCTGGTGCTTGCCCTTAAGCTGGCCAGAG ATAAGTCCTACAGCAGCTTCTACCAAGACATGGAGCACCCGGTAACTCGCTACCTTAGAGAACCGCTTCACTTCCAGGTTGAGCTTCTCCACAGCGAGGACCCACAGCTAGAACTTTTTCTGGAGGACTGCTGGGCTACAGCATCTTCTGACAGGAAGAGTCTTCCGCAGTGGAACATAGTGATGGACAG ttgTGAGAACACAGAGGACTCTCATCAAACCACATTCCATGGAGTGACTGAGGACTCTGTCCCGTTCCCTACACACCTGAAGCGGTTTGAAGTGAAAATGTTTACATTTATGGTGGACAACCAGGCACTTCAGGGGCAG ATCTACTTCCACTGCAGTGCAGTCATCTGTGATTCCAGCTGGCTGGCCATGGACACCTTCTGTGCCCGGCGCTGCATTCCCAGAAGGCAGAGAGTTG GCCGAAGCATTGATTCTACCCGCAGTCGGCAAGTGCATGTCTCATCTGGACCAGTTGTGATAAGGAGGGACCATACGTGA